The proteins below are encoded in one region of Eulemur rufifrons isolate Redbay chromosome 2, OSU_ERuf_1, whole genome shotgun sequence:
- the CDH24 gene encoding cadherin-24 yields the protein MWGLVRLLLAWLGGWGCMGHLAAPAWAWARSQRHPGPALLRTRRSWVWNQFFVIEEYAGPEPVLIGKLHSDVDRGEGRTKYLLTGEGAGTVFVIDEATGNIHVTKSLDREEKAQYVLLAQAVDRASNRPLEPPSEFIIKVQDINDNPPIFPLGPYHATVPEMSNVGTSVIQVTAHDADDPSYGNSAKLVYTILDGLPFFSVDPQTGVVRTAIPNMDRETQEEFLVVIQAKDMGGHMGGLSGSTTVTVTLSDVNDNPPKFPQSLYQFSVVETAGPGTLVGRLRAQDPDLGDNALMAYSILDGEGSEAFSISTDSQGRDGLLTVRKPLDFETRRSYSFRVEATNTLIDPAYLRRGPFKDVASVRVAVQDAPEPPAFTQAAYLLAVPENKAPGTLVGQVSAADLDSPASPIRYSILPHSDPERCFSIEPEDGTIRTAAPLDREAHIWHNLTVLATELGWSWELEKSWHLLWELSGSAPAAPPRQPSWEACGDPQDSSAQASRVQVAIQTLDENDNAPQLAEPYDTFVCDSAAPGQLIQVIRALDRDEDGNSSRVSFQGPLGPDANFTIRDNRDGSASLLLPSRPAPPRQAPYLVPIELWDWGQPSLSSTATVTVSVCRCRPDGSVASCRPEAQLSAAGLSTGALLAIVTCVGALLALVVLFVALRRQKQEALMVLEEEDVRENIITYDDEGGGEEDTEAFDITALQNPDGAAPPAPGPPTRRDVLPRARAPRQPRPPGPADVAQLLALRLREADEDPSVPPYDSVQVYGYEGRGSSCGSLSSLGSGSEAGGAPGPAEPLDDWGPLFRTLAELYGAKEPPAL from the exons ATGTGGGGCCTGGTGAGGCTTCTGCTGGCCTGGCTGGGTGGCTGGGGCTGCATGGGGCATCtggcagccccagcctgggcctgggccaggtCCCAGAGGCACCCAGGCCCTGCACTGCTGCGGACCCGAAGGAGCTGGGTCTGGAACCAGTTCTTTGTCATTGAGGAATATGCCGGTCCAGAGCCTGTCCTCATTGGCAAG CTGCACTCGGATGTTGACCGGGGAGAGGGCCGCACCAAGTACCTGTTGACCGGGGAGGGGGCAGGTACCGTATTTGTGATTGACGAGGCCACAGGCAATATCCATGTCACCAAGAGCCTGGACCGGGAGGAGAAGGCACAATATGTGCTACTGGCCCAAGCTGTGGACCGAGCCTCCAACCGGCCCCTGGAGCCGCCATCAGAGTTCATAATCAAAGTGCAAGACATCAATGACAATCCACCCATTTTTCCCCTCGGGCCCTACCACGCCACAGTGCCAGAGATGTCTAATGTTG GGACATCAGTAATCCAGGTGACTGCTCATGATGCCGATGACCCCAGCTATGGGAACAGTGCCAAGCTGGTGTACACCATCCTGGATGGACTGCCTTTCTTCTCTGTGGACCCCCAGACTG GAGTGGTGCGGACAGCCATCCCCAACATGGACCGGGAAACACAGGAGGAGTTTTTGGTGGTGATCCAGGCCAAGGACATGGGCGGCCACATGGGGGGGCTGTCGGGCAGCACTACGGTGACCGTCACCCTCAGTGATGTCAACGACAACCCCCCCAAGTTCCCTCAGA GCCTGTATCAGTTCTCTGTGGTGGAGACAGCTGGGCCTGGCACGCTGGTGGGCCGGCTTCGGGCCCAAGACCCAGACCTGGGGGACAACGCCCTTATGGCATACAGCATCCTGGACGGTGAGGGGTCTGAGGCCTTCAGCATCAGCACAGACTCCCAGGGACGAGACGGGCTCCTCACTGTCCGCAAG CCGCTAGACTTCGAGACCCGTCGCTCCTACTCCTTCCGCGTGGAGGCCACCAACACACTCATCGACCCAGCCTATCTGCGGCGAGGGCCCTTCAAGGATGTGGCCTCTGTGCGTGTGGCCGTGCAGGATGCCCCAGAGCCCCCTGCCTTTACCCAGGCTGCCTACCTCCTGGCTGTGCCTGAGAACAAGGCTCCTGGGACCCTGGTGGGCCAGGTCTCAGCTGCTGACCTGGACTCCCCTGCCAGCCCCATCAG ATATTCCATCCTCCCCCACTCGGACCCAGAGCGCTGCTTCTCTATCGAGCCCGAAGACGGCACCATCCGCACAGCCGCGCCCCTGGACCGGGAGGCTCATATCTGGCACAACCTCACCGTGCTGGCCACAGAGCTCG GCTGGAGCTGGGAGCTGGAAAAGAGCTGGCACCTGCTCTGGGAGCTAAGTGGGAGTGCACCCGCGGCCCCTCCCAGACAGCCCTCTTGGGAGGCCTGCGGGGACCCCCAAG ACAGCTCTGCACAGGCCTCCCGAGTGCAAGTGGCCATCCAGACCCTGGATGAAAATGACAATGCTCCCCAGCTGGCTGAGCCCTATGACACCTTTGTGTGTGATTCTGCAGCCCCTGGCCAG CTGATTCAGGTCATCCGGGCCCTGGACAGAGATGAAGATGGCAACAGTAGTCGTGTCTCCTTTCAAGGTCCCCTGGGCCCTGATGCCAACTTTACTATCCGAGATAACCGAG ATGGCTCTGCCAGCCTGCTGCTGCCCTCCCGCCCTGCTCCACCCCGCCAGGCCCCCTACCTGGTTCCCATAGAACTGTGGGACTGGGGGCAACCCTCACTGAGCAGCACGGCCACAGTGACTGTCAGCGTGTGCCGCTGCCGGCCTGATGGCTCTGTGGCATCCTGCCGGCCCGAGGCCCAGCTCTCAGCCGCTGGGCTCAGCACCGGTGCCCTGCTTGCCATCGTCACCTGTGTGGGTGCCCTGCTTG CCCTGGTGGTGCTCTTCGTGGCCTTGCGGCGGCAGAAGCAAGAAGCACTGATGGTACTGGAGGAGGAGGATGTCCGCGAGAACATCATCACCTACGATGACGAGGGCGGCGGCGAGGAGGACACCGAGGCCTTTGACATCACGGCCCTGCAGAACCCCGATGGGGCAGCCCCGCCGGCGCCTGGCCCCCCAACGCGCCGCGATGTGCTGCCCCGGGCCCGGGCGCCGCGCCAGCCCAGGCCACCGGGCCCTGCAGACGTGGCGCAGCTCCTCGCACTACGGCTCCGCGAGGCGGACGAGGACCCCAGCGTGCCCCCGTACGACTCCGTGCAGGTGTACGGCTACGAGGGCCGGGGCTCCTCCTGCGGCTCCCTCAGCTCCCTGGGCTCCGGCAGCGAAGCTGGCGGCGCCCCCGGCCCCGCAGAACCGCTGGACGACTGGGGTCCGCTCTTCCGCACCCTGGCCGAGCTGTATGGGGCCAAGGAGCCCCCGGCCCTCTGA
- the ACIN1 gene encoding apoptotic chromatin condensation inducer in the nucleus isoform X7, protein MLSESKEGEEKEEVTMDTSENRPENDVPEPPMPVAEQVSNDERPEGSAEDEEKKESSLPKSFKRKISVVSATKGVPAGNSDTEGGQPSRKRRWGASTATTQKKPSISITTESLKSLIPDIKPLAGQEAVVDLHADDSRISEDETERNGDDGTHDKGLKICRTVTQVVPAEGQENGQREEEEEEEPEAEPPVPPQVSVEVALPPPVEHEVKKVTLGDTLTRRSISQQKSGVSITIDDPVRTAQVPSPPRGKISNIVHISNLVRPFTLGQLKELLGRTGTLVEEAFWIDKIKSHCFVTYSTVEEAVATRTALHGVKWPQSNPKFLCADYAEQDELDYHRGLLVDRPSETKTEEQGIPRPLHPPPPPPVQPPQHPRAEQREQERAVREQWAEREREMERRERTRSEREWDRDKVREGPRSRSRSRDRRRKERAKSKEKKSEKKEKAQEEPPAKLLDDLFRKTKAAPCIYWLPLTDSQIVQKEAERAERAKEREKRRKEQEEEEQKEREKEAERERNRQLEREKRREHSRERDRERERERERDRGDRDRDRERDRERGRERDRRDTKRHSRSRSRSTPVRDRGGRR, encoded by the exons AGCTCGCTGCCCAAATCATTCAAGAGGAAGATCTCCGTTGTCT CAGCTACCAAGGGGGTGCCAGCTGGAAACAGTGACACAGAGGGGGGCCAGCCTAGTCGGAAACGACGTTGGGgagccagcacagccaccacACAGAAGAAACCTTCCATCAGTATCACCACTGAGTCACTcaag AGCCTCATCCCCGACATCAAACCCCTGGCGGGGCAGGAGGCTGTTGTGGATCTTCATGCTGATGACTCCCGCATCTCTGAGGATGAGACGGAGCGTAATGGTGATGACGGTACCCATGACAAGGGGCTGAAAATATGCCGGACAGTCACTCAG GTAGTGCCTGCAGAGGGTCAGGAGAatgggcagagggaagaagaggaagaagaggaacctGAAGCAGAACCTCCTGTACCTCCCCAGGTGTCAGTAGAGGTGGCCTTGCCCCCACCTGTGGAGCACGAAGTAAAGAAAG TGACTTTAGGAGATACCTTAACTAGACGTTCCATTAGCCAGCAGAAGTCTGGAGTTTCTATTACAATTGATGACCCAGTCCGAACTGCCCAGGTGCCGTCCCCACCCCGGGGCAAGATCAGCAACATTGTCCATATCTCCAATTTG GTTCGTCCCTTCACTTTAGGCCAACTGAAGGAATTGTTGGGGCGTACAGGAACCTTGGTGGAAGAGGCCTTCTGGATTGACAAGATCAAATCTCACTGCTTTGTAACG TACTCAACAGTAGAGGAAGCTGTTGCCACCCGCACAGCTCTGCATGGGGTCAAATGGCCCCAGTCCAATCCCAAATTCCTTTGTGCTGACTATGCTGAGCAAGATGAG CTGGATTATCATCGGGGCCTCTTGGTGGACCGTCCCTCTGAAACTAAGACAGAGGAGCAAGGGATACCACGgcccctgcaccccccacccccacccccggtccAGCCACCACAGCACCCCCGGGCAGAGCAGCGGGAGCAGGAGCGGGCGGTGCGGGAACAGTGGGCAGAGCGGGAACGGGAAATGGAGCGGCGGGAACGAACTCGATCAGAGCGTGAATGGGATCGGGACAAAGTTCGAGAAGGTCCCCGTTCTCGATCACGGTCCCGTGATCGCCGCCGCAAGGAACGAGCAAAGTCTAAAGAAAAGAAGAGTGAGAAGAAAG AGAAAGCCCAGGAGGAACCACCTGCCAAGCTGCTGGATGACCTTTTCCGAAAGACCAAGGCAGCTCCCTGCATCTATTGGCTCCCACTGACTGACAGCCAG ATTGTTCAGAAGGAGGCAGAGCGGGCTGAACGGGCCAAGGAGCGAGAGAAGCGGCGAAAGGAgcaagaagaggaagagcagaAGGAGCGGGAAAAAGAAGCTGAGCGGGAACGGAACAGACAACTGGAGCGAGAGAAACGTCGGGAGCACAGCcgagagagggacagggagagagagagggaaagggagcgTGACAGGGGGGACCGAGATCGTGATAGAGAAAGGGACCGGGAACGAGGCAGGGAGAGGGATCGCAGAGACACCAAGCGCCACAGCAGAAGCCGGAGTCGGAGCACACCTGTGCGGGACCGGGGTGGGCGCCGCTAG